A DNA window from Halobacterium sp. DL1 contains the following coding sequences:
- a CDS encoding copper ABC transporter ATP-binding protein, with protein MLIAVLYERSLVTPAIRTREVTKRFGSLTAVDRVNLTVEEGEVFGFLGHNGAGKSTMINMLLGFNRPTTGSIEVFGHDTQTNSVKARKRMGVLPEGYSVFSGLTGRQHVNFAMEAKDVDGESLDYLDRVGITEAADRDADGYSKGMAQRLVLAMALVGDPDLLILDEPTSGLDPAGAKAIREIILAENERGATVFFSSHILEQIEAVADRVGIMHQGQLTAVDTIDGLREMAGGETKLLITIDESTEPTPEMVQAADGVATQKGDLKEETTSHLAIINSIELVEKAWVEEEGQYGLTCAKDDKMDILVALHDLGVDVLDFTTEEPSLEDLFVEYTRGSA; from the coding sequence ATGTTGATTGCCGTTCTATACGAACGTTCCCTAGTGACACCGGCGATACGAACACGTGAAGTGACGAAGCGGTTCGGTTCACTCACAGCGGTTGACAGAGTCAATCTCACTGTAGAGGAGGGCGAAGTGTTTGGCTTTCTCGGACACAACGGGGCCGGAAAGTCGACGATGATCAATATGTTGCTCGGGTTCAACCGACCGACTACTGGCAGTATCGAGGTCTTCGGGCACGACACCCAAACCAACAGCGTCAAAGCTCGAAAGCGGATGGGAGTGCTCCCGGAGGGCTACAGCGTTTTCAGCGGGCTGACTGGACGCCAGCACGTTAATTTCGCCATGGAAGCAAAAGACGTCGACGGGGAGTCACTGGATTACCTCGATAGGGTTGGGATTACCGAAGCTGCTGACAGAGACGCCGATGGCTATTCCAAGGGAATGGCCCAGCGACTCGTACTGGCAATGGCTCTCGTCGGGGACCCTGATCTCCTGATCCTCGACGAACCGACGTCCGGGTTAGATCCAGCCGGTGCGAAAGCGATCCGCGAGATTATTCTGGCAGAAAATGAACGCGGTGCAACGGTATTTTTTTCCAGCCACATCCTCGAACAGATCGAGGCTGTTGCCGACCGCGTTGGTATTATGCATCAAGGACAACTCACCGCTGTCGATACGATCGATGGGCTCCGCGAGATGGCAGGCGGGGAGACGAAACTTCTCATCACGATCGACGAAAGCACCGAACCGACTCCGGAGATGGTTCAGGCTGCCGACGGGGTTGCAACTCAGAAAGGCGACCTCAAAGAGGAGACAACGTCACACCTTGCGATAATCAATAGCATCGAACTGGTCGAGAAAGCGTGGGTCGAAGAAGAGGGTCAGTACGGACTCACCTGCGCGAAAGACGACAAGATGGACATCCTGGTCGCGCTCCACGATCTCGGTGTCGATGTCCTCGATTTCACGACTGAAGAACCATCGCTCGAGGACCTGTTCGTTGAGTACACACGAGGCAGCGCATGA
- a CDS encoding DNA-binding protein, whose product MSSKNVTSDVVSVDEQAFEKHDEVEVDEDGFEVVDETPEFQATVQMEVQAKVDSNHPDARVEEGPDHLFGKTLEQEERIQAREAELERISAQAELGTQDGREKRTRDIAAKRSAERRVEFQKRAASVNPWTDPERDDPRAELTQEQLAAVNTQSMRLAEKLDGWSRAAIGRRLGEAVVGGKDMMSAVVGVFEELQTAPGTVVPIGNLENVNRKEVSIEGTVTQLWEPSSSAISQVGLIEDESGKTKFTSWVASDQPWIEEGEHVRIRGAAKNWYNGRVSVALTGWTTVNFPERGRWWE is encoded by the coding sequence ATGTCAAGTAAGAACGTCACCAGTGATGTAGTTTCGGTCGATGAACAGGCTTTCGAGAAACACGATGAAGTCGAGGTCGACGAGGATGGATTCGAGGTCGTCGATGAGACGCCGGAGTTCCAGGCGACGGTACAAATGGAGGTGCAGGCGAAGGTCGATTCCAACCACCCAGATGCGCGGGTCGAGGAAGGCCCGGATCACCTGTTCGGGAAAACTCTCGAACAGGAAGAGCGCATCCAGGCACGAGAGGCCGAGCTGGAGCGCATCAGTGCCCAGGCCGAACTGGGGACGCAAGACGGTCGGGAGAAGCGGACGCGAGATATCGCGGCGAAGCGGAGCGCTGAGCGGCGTGTAGAGTTCCAGAAGCGGGCAGCGAGCGTGAACCCGTGGACGGACCCAGAGCGGGACGATCCTCGTGCAGAACTCACCCAGGAGCAGTTGGCGGCGGTGAACACACAGTCGATGCGGCTGGCGGAGAAGCTGGATGGCTGGTCGCGAGCAGCGATTGGCCGGCGGCTGGGTGAAGCCGTCGTCGGTGGGAAAGACATGATGAGCGCGGTCGTCGGGGTGTTCGAGGAGTTGCAGACGGCTCCTGGGACGGTGGTTCCCATCGGGAATCTCGAGAACGTCAATCGCAAAGAGGTGAGCATCGAAGGTACTGTGACGCAGTTGTGGGAGCCGTCGAGTTCAGCCATTTCTCAAGTGGGGCTCATCGAAGACGAGAGCGGAAAAACGAAGTTCACCAGTTGGGTTGCGAGCGACCAACCCTGGATTGAGGAGGGAGAGCACGTTCGTATTCGTGGAGCGGCGAAGAACTGGTACAACGGGCGCGTCTCGGTGGCTCTGACCGGCTGGACTACGGTGAATTTCCCCGAACGCGGTCGGTGGTGGGAGTAG